The sequence TGACTCCGGCACGAGTTCCCCGTGCACAGAAACAAAACTCTGATCGGCCTGCTCACGTTACCCCTCTTTCGCGATGGAAATCGTGATATCCTTCGGCAACGCCAGACCCGCCCCCACCTGCATCGTCTTGAAAATCCCGACCGGAACCGCGCATCCGGCGCAACAGCCGGACAGCACCGCACGCGCCGCCGCCAACACCAGGCTGCCGCCGCCCGGACTGATCTCCTGATACGCGTCCACCGGACCCAGTTGCTCAATGGCCTCGGCCAACGCCCGGATCTTCTCGCACGTGCTCTCGATCCCAAACCGCACAAACTGCCCGTCCTCGGTGGAAACTTCCACGTTGGTCACAAATCCACAGACCCCAGCGTCGATGCGAGCGCCAGCCGTCATGCCCGATCCTCCTGTTTGACTGCGAACACTTTGATACTGACCACGGCTTCCCCGGCCGCGCAAAGGTCCGCCTCCGACACCTCAGGCGTCTCAAGGACCGCCTGCGCGGTCGGATCGTTGAGCATCACGTCGATAGGAAACGCCTGCCGCTCACGGACCTCGATACCCCCAAAGCCGGCCTGCTCGACCGCACCCAGGTACTCCGCCTCCGACACAGCCCCGGCCAGACACCCGACGTACGCCTGCGCCGACTCCCGCACCGACTCGGGAAGCGGCTTGTTCAACACCACGTCCGAAACCATGAGCCGTCCGCCCGGCTTGAGCACCCGATACGCCTCCTTGAACGCCCGCTGCTTGTCCGGCACCAGATTGATCACGCAGTTCGAAATCACGACGTCAACCGACCCGTCGTCGACGGGCAGGTTCTCAATCTCACCCAGCCGAAACTCAACATTGGAATAACCGTCGGACTGCGCGCTCTCGCGCGCCTTCTCGACCATCTCCGGCGTCATGTCAACCCCGATAACCCGCCCGCTCGGACCCACGCGCTTCGCGGCCAGGAAACAGTCAAACCCCGCACCCGACCCAAGATCCAGCACCGTCTCGCCCGCCTCTAACGCCGCCAACGCCAGCGGATTGCCGCAGCCCAGACCCAGGTTCGCCCCTTCAGGCACTTGGCCCAACTCCTCCTCGCTGTAGCCGATGCTCTTGCTGATCCGCTCCGCCGGACTCCCGCCGCAGCAACCCGTCTTCGGCGAACAGCAACACCCGCCTTTCCGCGCGACCTTCGCATAACCATCCCGTACCGCCCGCTTGATCTGGTCCTCGTTCATCGCCGTTTCTCCAACACTCCTGCCTCTTGCCACAACTTAGAGGATACCAAAGATGTATCGTAGACAATAGTAAACGCCCACCAGCACGAAGACCACGCCCGTAACACGCCGCGCCCACCATTCGAACTGCGTCAGGCGATCGAACGCCGCGCCGACCGACCGGGCCCCGGTGGCGATCAGCAAGGCGAACGCCAACACGGGAACCGCCGTCCCGACCCCGTAAACGACCGGCAACACCAGCCACGAACGATGCTCCAGCGACAGCGGAACCAACCCGCCGAAAAACAAGCCCGCCGACACCGGACAGAACGTCAGCGCGAACACCACGCCCAGCATTAAAGCACCCAGCAGCCCATGCCGCTCAACCCGCTGCTGAAGCTTCTGCCCGTCCGGCCCCACCGAAACACTCAACGCGATCAGTTCGAGCAGAAACATCCCAGCTACGATCAAGACCGGCCCAAGCAGCTTGTTCATATACGTCTGCAAAAAGTTCGAAACCCCCGGAATCGACAAAAGGCTCAGCACCAGCATCGCCGCAATCGCCGCATAGACGATCGAGCGCCCCAGCGTGTAAACCAACCCCGATAGCAGCACCATTCGAATGCGGCCGACCCGCCGACCGATAAACGAAATCGCCGCGATGTTCGTCGCCAGCGGACACGGACTGATCGACGTCAGTACCCCAAGCCACACCGCGCTGGCCAAAGCGAGAATGAAACCTTCCATCACGGTGCCTCAAGATAGTCATTGACGCGGCTGCGAACGTAGTCGCCGAATGCCGCCTGATCGCCAAGCAGCGTCCAGACCTCC is a genomic window of Phycisphaerae bacterium containing:
- a CDS encoding arsenite methyltransferase — translated: MNEDQIKRAVRDGYAKVARKGGCCCSPKTGCCGGSPAERISKSIGYSEEELGQVPEGANLGLGCGNPLALAALEAGETVLDLGSGAGFDCFLAAKRVGPSGRVIGVDMTPEMVEKARESAQSDGYSNVEFRLGEIENLPVDDGSVDVVISNCVINLVPDKQRAFKEAYRVLKPGGRLMVSDVVLNKPLPESVRESAQAYVGCLAGAVSEAEYLGAVEQAGFGGIEVRERQAFPIDVMLNDPTAQAVLETPEVSEADLCAAGEAVVSIKVFAVKQEDRA
- a CDS encoding sulfite exporter TauE/SafE family protein, coding for MEGFILALASAVWLGVLTSISPCPLATNIAAISFIGRRVGRIRMVLLSGLVYTLGRSIVYAAIAAMLVLSLLSIPGVSNFLQTYMNKLLGPVLIVAGMFLLELIALSVSVGPDGQKLQQRVERHGLLGALMLGVVFALTFCPVSAGLFFGGLVPLSLEHRSWLVLPVVYGVGTAVPVLAFALLIATGARSVGAAFDRLTQFEWWARRVTGVVFVLVGVYYCLRYIFGIL